One window from the genome of Magnolia sinica isolate HGM2019 chromosome 4, MsV1, whole genome shotgun sequence encodes:
- the LOC131244357 gene encoding uncharacterized protein LOC131244357, with the protein MGFKSVISFALGLILLVLISMPSDNLVAAKVSRGTQRGGAGFGFNRTSQALRNTTIIVGGSEHWHYGFDYNRWAFQNGPFYQNDTLVFKYDPPSNTTFPHSVYLFKNFRSFMKCNLNQSTLVGNVMQGGGDGFKFVLKERKPYLFACGERGGIHCNAGLMKFFVWPLKAPCRG; encoded by the exons ATGGGTTTCAAAAGTGTTATTAGTTTTGCCTTAGGACTCATTCTCCTAGTGTTGATCTCCATGCCATCGGATAATCTTGTGGCCGCGAAAGTTTCCCGAGGGACGCAACGAGGGGGCGCTGGCTTCGGCTTCAATCGTACCAGTCAAGCTCTTCGGAACACTACGATAATCGTGGGTGGGTCCGAACATTGGCACTATGGGTTCGACTACAACCGTTGGGCTTTTCAGAATGGTCCCTTCTACCAAAATGACACTTTGG TTTTCAAGTACGATCCGCCCAGCAACACCACCTTCCCGCACAGTGTCTACTTGTTCAAGAACTTCAGGAGCTTCATGAAGTGCAATTTGAATCAATCTACATTGGTTGGGAACGTGATGCAAGGAGGTGGCGACGGATTCAAGTTTGTTTTGAAAGAGCGGAAGCCTTACTTATTCGCATGCGGTGAGCGGGGTGGAATTCACTGTAATGCGGGGT